A DNA window from Rhizobium sp. NXC14 contains the following coding sequences:
- a CDS encoding SDR family oxidoreductase, giving the protein MHVMIFGCGFSGTAIAKAFAGDGVRVSGTTRSTEKMEALRRAGIEAFLFDGETLEEQLVRALADVTHLVQSIAPGKADPLLWLLDNDGASLLPRLEWIGYLSTVGVYGDHKGAWVDEETPCVPVSGRSKERLEAEEGWLAMGARRGVPAAVLRLSGIYGPGRNAFCNLEKGTARRLIKKDQVFNRIRVEDIGAAARFLSERGLGGIYNVTDDQPGPPQDVIVEAARLMGVEPPPEQAFETAELTPMARSFYGENKRVSNAKLKAAGFRFSFPNYSMSLAQLWQDGRWRG; this is encoded by the coding sequence ATGCATGTGATGATCTTTGGCTGCGGTTTTTCCGGTACGGCGATCGCCAAGGCCTTCGCCGGCGACGGCGTGCGCGTGTCCGGAACGACCCGTTCGACAGAGAAGATGGAAGCGCTCCGTCGCGCCGGCATCGAGGCATTCCTGTTCGATGGCGAAACCTTGGAAGAGCAGCTCGTCCGGGCTTTGGCCGATGTCACCCATCTCGTGCAGTCGATCGCGCCGGGAAAGGCCGACCCGCTGCTGTGGCTGCTCGATAATGACGGCGCGAGCCTGCTGCCGAGGCTTGAATGGATCGGCTATCTCTCCACCGTCGGCGTCTATGGCGATCACAAGGGCGCATGGGTCGACGAGGAAACACCGTGCGTGCCCGTCTCCGGACGGTCGAAGGAGCGGCTCGAGGCAGAAGAGGGCTGGCTGGCAATGGGCGCGAGGCGCGGCGTGCCGGCGGCCGTGCTGCGGCTTTCCGGGATTTACGGGCCGGGCCGCAATGCCTTCTGCAACCTAGAAAAAGGCACGGCGCGGCGGCTGATCAAGAAGGACCAGGTCTTCAACCGCATCCGCGTCGAGGATATCGGCGCGGCGGCGCGCTTCCTGTCGGAGCGCGGGCTCGGCGGCATCTATAATGTCACCGACGACCAGCCTGGGCCGCCGCAGGATGTGATCGTCGAGGCGGCACGGCTGATGGGCGTCGAGCCGCCTCCGGAACAGGCTTTCGAAACCGCCGAACTGACGCCGATGGCGCGTTCTTTCTACGGCGAGAACAAGCGGGTTTCCAATGCGAAACTGAAGGCGGCCGGTTTCCGATTTTCCTTCCCGAACTATTCGATGTCGCTTGCTCAATTGTGGCAGGACGGGCGCTGGCGCGGGTAA
- the queG gene encoding tRNA epoxyqueuosine(34) reductase QueG encodes MPEAYRDDKERRRRDNLTDFVRAESVAKGFDLCRITRPDAIPEAKRRLGEFIDAGRHGTMEWMAETRERRGDPLTLWSEVRSVVVFGLNYAPEEDPRGILDKPDKAAISVYARNRDYHDLIKGRLKEIATRFAARADADVKVFVDTAPVMEKPLAAAAGIGWQGKHTNLVSRTHGSWLFLGTMFTTADLAVDAPEIDHCGSCRACLDICPTAAFPAPYQIDARRCISYLTIEHKGPIDPELRVLIGNRIYGCDDCLAACPWNKFASSASEMKLQAREELKQPSIAFLLTLDDAAFRSFFSGSPVKRIGRDRFIRNVLIAAGNSRERALIPQCRLLADDASPVVRGMAVWALSRLMKADEFSAFAAQRVDESDDEVRNEWRLAGVN; translated from the coding sequence ATGCCCGAAGCTTATAGAGACGACAAAGAGCGGCGGCGCCGCGACAATTTGACCGACTTCGTTCGGGCGGAATCGGTCGCCAAAGGCTTCGATCTCTGCCGCATCACGCGCCCTGACGCGATCCCCGAAGCCAAACGGCGTCTCGGTGAGTTCATCGATGCCGGGCGGCACGGGACGATGGAGTGGATGGCGGAGACGCGCGAGCGGCGCGGCGATCCGCTGACCCTCTGGAGCGAGGTACGATCGGTCGTCGTCTTCGGCCTCAACTACGCCCCGGAAGAAGATCCGCGCGGCATCCTCGACAAGCCCGACAAAGCGGCGATCTCCGTCTATGCCCGCAACCGCGATTATCACGACCTCATCAAGGGCCGGTTGAAGGAGATCGCCACCCGCTTTGCGGCGCGGGCCGACGCCGATGTGAAGGTGTTCGTCGATACCGCGCCGGTCATGGAAAAGCCGTTGGCGGCGGCGGCCGGTATCGGCTGGCAGGGCAAACACACCAATCTCGTCAGCCGCACGCATGGTTCGTGGCTGTTTCTCGGCACGATGTTCACCACCGCCGATCTTGCCGTCGATGCGCCGGAAATCGATCATTGCGGCTCCTGCCGCGCCTGTCTCGACATCTGTCCGACCGCCGCCTTTCCGGCGCCTTACCAGATCGACGCGCGGCGCTGCATCTCCTATCTCACCATCGAACACAAGGGGCCAATCGACCCCGAGCTGCGGGTGCTGATCGGCAACCGCATCTATGGCTGCGACGACTGTCTCGCCGCCTGCCCCTGGAACAAGTTCGCAAGCTCCGCCTCCGAAATGAAGCTGCAGGCGCGCGAAGAGCTGAAGCAGCCGTCGATCGCCTTTCTGCTGACGCTCGACGACGCCGCCTTCCGCTCCTTTTTCAGCGGCTCGCCGGTCAAGCGGATCGGCCGCGATCGTTTCATCCGCAATGTGCTGATCGCTGCCGGCAATTCCCGCGAGAGGGCGCTCATCCCGCAATGCCGCCTACTCGCCGACGACGCCTCGCCGGTGGTGCGGGGGATGGCGGTCTGGGCGCTTTCAAGGCTGATGAAGGCTGACGAATTCTCGGCCTTTGCCGCGCAAAGAGTTGATGAAAGCGATGACGAGGTACGCAACGAATGGCGCCTGGCGGGAGTGAACTGA